The genomic stretch CTAAGGTTTTTATCACCTACAcaaggcaaaacaaaagcattacAAATCAGGTTTGAttctcagcagctctgcatcttATTCGCTCACAGTAGAAACATGAAAACAGACTGAGCATTAGTCAGGTAATTATGATGAAAACCAGGCTGTTACACTGTACAACAAAAAGATACCAAAAGGTACAAAGGAATAAACATTAATGCCTCTCATACTGCAGTCTAAGCATCATCCTCATACACTTAACTGACTGCAGTTGAGTAATTTGACTAAAAACTCAACATGTAGTTACTAACTTTAATTGGGAATTGGAGGGCAGAGGACTCAACCTGTATAACAATTTATGAGGGAGCAATGTGTATGCTCAGAAATATGCCACTcacatttcttgctttttctagGTACATTTTGTATCTTTCTTCCATTGCTTTCATATCTTCATCCTTTTTACGCAAAgctgcttccagctctccaATCTTCTGGGCTATTGACAGAAATTATCAACAAAAGacatataaaataaaaccagatatAGTACTTTCAAGgcttctgtgttttgatttaACCACCCCCAAATAAAGTTTCTAGCGACTACATGATTTCCCAAGTTTTTGTTTCAGTCTATAAGCTTTTTATTTCCGACCATAAGGTCCTACCTGACCCTAGATTCCCGTTTTGCAAGGTACTGTTCAGCAAAACTAAGCCCCCATGAACCTCTCCCCAGTCCCATTTCAGGTTTAAAGCTATGCTGTAGCAGAGAGCTTTATTCAGACAAGTATCTCAGAGCCCAGTGACTatagaaataatttcagaagaaaCTTAACATAGTCTTATAAGAAACACCCCAAAGCCACATAAAACTTACGGTTCTGACTAACATCAGGATGGAGCTCTGCAAGATCAGCCTCTTTCTTCTGTAACTCATCATGAACCTCATTTAGCTTTTCCCTACAAACGGAAGGCGGGGCTGAGGATTAAGCTCACGAGTAACTCCATGCATTGTGTTACAAGTTGAAAGCCAAAACTTGGTGGTGAAAAGTGTCTAAAGAactattttaaactaaaaaaaatttaaatagaaatagTAGTACGTATTTTTGAAGAACCATAAAAGTTGTGACTCTGAATTGAGTATCATTTACCTAAaactagaaacagaaaagcaaatgaacaaaaacCCCTCCAGCATCTACTTAGCAGGAACTACACctgctgaaatgatggaaatatttcagaagaattaaatatattttgagtCCAGTAAGAGTGATGTGTTTAGGAGTCTGTTGTAGAATCAGAACAATTAAAATAGTATTGCTGATGAAGAGACAGTGAACTGGATACTAGTATTACAAGATTATCATGATCAGAGTAGACAAAACTAGTATGTTAATACTTAACTCACTACATGAAGGATTCTCACGCCAGTGGCTTACAAAAACAAGACATCCCTACAAAGACTTAGGTAGTTTCTGTGCTACAACAGTTAAATTACTTCATATGAATAAGCTATAGCAGATGCATGTGCCTTACTTACATATGTGCTGCCAACTTCTGCTTCAGGTTGCTAGACTGTAAAAGGAAAGAGTTAAAATTTTGTTATATTTCAGTATTGCATACCATGCAATGCTAAAGGGCTCTTACAAATCAGCCAAAAATACTTAGCACACCTAAATGAGCAAAACCAAGTAAATCCtgagaaaactgcatttttcatgcatttctgtAGCTGCATTCAAACTTTTTGACTGCCCAGATACCAATTCCAGcaccttttttgtttaaaactatCCTTCTCACTATACCACCATTTAAGGACAAAACtagagatttttaaaagtaaagagAAGGTAGAAGAGCTACAGCTCCTCAAAGTAGGTCTGGGGAAGGAATCACCTAAAACATGAGCTTTTCAACTGAAATGCAGTTGGTGCGGGGGTCTTTGTGAATTCTCATACTTGATGTTACACTGaagcattttaaacaaaactggcAAGATGTCTTCAAGGTCAAGCCAGAACATTCACTTACTCCTTCAGTCTTGGATCCCTGCTCCTGTAAAGTCTTTTGCAGATCTTCAATCTGCTGCTGTAACCCTCCAATACGCTCTTCATTTAGCCTGTTAGGAAGAAAAGATGGTTATTAACCATCTAAATAGAtcacagatttttgtttcatgtcCGGATGATAATTTTTCAGTCTACCCAGCAGGACTTAAGACATAAGAAAACtgatttcaaatgcttttagTTTGACTTGAACTTCTGCTGGAACACACACATGGTAGctttataaacattttataATCAAAGACTCAGAATACCTTTAAGTTTTCTTACAACTTAACTACCTAAAATTCTCATGAACTAGTAAACTGCTTTCAGTATTTACTAACTGATAGAGAAGTTCAGATCATAACCCAGTGTTACAACATGGTTAGTTTGAAGTTCTAGAAACAGAGTTTACATCCATTCTTAGTCTACCATTCAGGGCTAAGAGCATTCAAAAAGCAAAACTCTCTTCAGAGTACACTACACATAGCTCTACCACATTTTACACCACCACATTAAAGctattttcttgcttgcttctCAACCCTTCATTAATAGTTACActggtgaaagaaaaaggataacTGGCTTCCTGCAAAGTGCCACTCTGAAGGTCCAGAAATCACTTTTTGATACATTCTCATTGAATCACAGAcaggtttgggttagaagggaccttaaagctcatccagttccaaccccctgccataggaagggacacctttcactagaacAGGTCTCTCAAAGCCGCaaccaacttggccttgaacactgtcagcgatgcggcagccacagcttctctgggcaacctgtgccagtgtctcactaccctcgCAGCAAAGGATTTTTCCCTAATGCCTAATCTAACTCTGCCTTCTTTCAATTTAAGGTTTATTTTAAGACACTGTTTCACCCATCACCTTTTCTCAGTTTCTAGTTCGTTCACGGTGCGATGCTTTTGCTCCAGCTGTTCCTGGAGCTCTGTAATACGTTCATTTTCTGACCCCTCCTGTTTTAATAGGAGCATCTTATTTTCATGCTGCAGCCGAATAAACATTTCTCTGAatcaaaaacaacaaaagaagtcACTGTTAGTTAAGAAAAAGGTAACTAAGAGTAGGAGATTACACTCCTTTTCATTCCCCCAACTTTAAAGTGAGCAAAACAAGTTCTGCTTAAGGATATAGTTGGGCTAActgcaattttttatttaaaggtaACAAGATTTTCAAACATCACAATAGTTTTTATGAAATACATGAGCAAAGTTTTAAATTAAGTCACTCCAAACCCAGATTTTATTGTACCTTTATGTTTCATTCTGACAGACTTTAAAAGCAGTGTTAGCCAGCTTTTTGATGGTCTGTCTTAGTTGCTGTGTATTGTTTATTTAGTCTGTCTGCCAGTGGCAAAATAGGAATTGTTCTGCTCCTTCGAGAGGATGTTTCAAGCCAAGCTTTATATACAGCAATCCCATATGCTTTTAAGAAAGAATGCAAAGTAATTATAGTATGGGGAAATAATTACTAAGAGCTACCTGGAGGTCCAAACAAGAATCACGGAGAGAAAGCAGGAAGTGAGATACGAGTCATGTTGCTGAAAATACTGAACTTTCATGGCAGCAATATTATCCATGCAAATCCCAACCTCAACCTTTTTGCCTTACCTATATTCCACTGGCAGAATTTCAGCAGCAAGATTCTCATGGCTTTTAACATGAGATCCACCTGAAATTGCATGGGAAGTTTAATTTAACAAACTTGAAGCAATCACAAATATACATAACAAAGCCTCTGAAAAATAAGCAATACCTGTTTGACTCAGGTGATCCTGCTGCATCTGTGAGTACCGGAGctcttcatttgtttcttttaatgcatCACACTGTACTATCAGTCTCTAAGGTGACATATTGGAGGTGGAATTAAGTCATAGTGCACCACTTTAAGACCAAATAATATTAATCAGAAATAGTActgacacacacacattttaagACAGGTTTCATGCgtattttcatgtatttatgtttaatacatgtatttttacgGTAGTACTACTTCTGGGAAGGTTTTCCTCAAGCAGagcatttcagaaatgtattAGGTATTCAAATAAGTGCTCATTCAAGAGAGACTTACCTCCTTCTCTTTGATTAAAgcttcatgtttttcttcaagtctcttcatttcaaatgcaaacTTATCAGCTCTTTTTGATTCTTCTGACAGCTTGTTATGAAGCTCTTGGacctttttattaaaagtaaGTGTGTATCTATTCAGCACATGAATGTTGCAAGATGCTACTTTTAAAAGCTATGTTAAAACCTTCACTCCTGCCCAGTTCAGACAAATACCTGGGTCCTCCAAGCTCAGGGGTACAGAGATGGGATGGGGgctgtggttttgggggtgttttgcttatgttattttgtttggtgtttttttaatagttaaGTCCTGCATCTCTTAATTACTACTTAATTAAGTGAAATGACAATTAAACTTCtacagtttaaaatacatttccatgAAGCAAGTTAAGAATATTACACACAAGTGACCTCCCAGACACAGAAACTACCTCAGttaaagcagagaagaaaagcatgtAAACCACAGACAACCAATCATTTGAGAGGGCAACTACAGTTAAGGTGGCTAGTTtaataaataagaggaaaacaGCAACTAAATGGCAGAGACAAATAAGAGATTTAAAAGGCACAACACAGGTTAAGCCCATGGACTGTTAAACGAAgctgtttaattatttttttccattgaaacATAAGTACAATAACTTTATTTAGGTAAGATGACTATCTGAGGAAAAAGCAACATCTTAAGTATCGATGCAGCCTTACCTGTCTTTTGTAGGTTTCTAATTGGGCACGTGCTGCATTGGCTTTCTTCAGTTCATCCTCCAGACTGACAGTATTGTGCATGTACATCATGTTGGTTTCCTGCAGGGATTTGACTTGTCTGCGGAAGTCATTCAGATCCTGCAGCTTTTTACGGTACACCTCAACAGTTGATTCCAGCTTACTTGCTTTGTCTGCAGTAGCCcttaaagaagaaacaggaattaGAAGAGCATGTTTCttcaaaagattaaaaaagtcAAATTCTGCTGTTGTGCACATTCAAGCTATTCTGAAAAAGAGAGACGGCCTGGTGTAAAGGTTGCACTTGAagatcctaaaggtcttttccaatgcagttgattctatgatgctataaAACATGCTTAACAGCAGAGTTAAATcttactgctttatttttaaatgcataattGAGGCAAACTTGCATTATGCAAAGATTGCTTATAAACATTGAGATCACCACAAGGTTTTAAGTGGGAGTAAGACTAACAGTTGTATGCCAGAAGTACATGCAAGAGTTAGTATGTCAAATATCTCCAGGGAATTCTGTGGAGGGCAATGTAAATGCACTACAACATCCTGTGCTAGGCAGTGATCTCAAAGCACTGGCCCCTGGTATAGAAAACACACAAGGATGATGCTCTTGTTGTGGGGTTACACATAATTAGAATGTAATTGCACTATGCAAATTATGATAAGCTGATACGGCCAAGAATTACCAGTTGATCATTGACAAAAATCTATGTggtaagaaaatatttggatcttaaatacataaatttaaTATCTGTGTATAATCCTTTCATATCATATCACTAGAAGCTAGTACAagaaaattatggaaaaaaCCTCATAGTTAAGATGTTTCAGATGTTATTTAAGAACCACTATAACTTAAACACCTGAAAccacttttctttccatgttttattcatgttattttattaatagcAGACCTGCCTCTGCAGTATGATTTGCTTTTGATATTTCTTGGGTGGTCTGGTATTTAATTTGGTTTGCACAAGCTGGAATGTTAAATTCTCATCAAGGTTACTGTGtatttcatcttcattttgttAATCCTTTTGCTAACCTAAATCTAGCCTAGAATGCTGACACCAGAAGTTATGTCAAAATTCTAGCTGCTTATATGGTTTTCTATATGGTTGGCAGCTTGTTGCCAACAAAAATGTCCCCTTAATAGAAATGCACACACACTCCCCTCAAAATTTCTTAATTCTTCCGGAACTTCAACCTCCCATCCCACAAGaataataatttctgtatttatccATCCTGCTTCACAGAAAAATTCCAAGTTGCTTTCCTTATGCAAACAACGGAGGCTATACCTGAAAGCCTGCGCTCCACCTCTGCTTGTCAAAGGGTCCTTTTCCAGCATTTTAGATCTCATGCAGATAAGACCTGCAGAACTAAcacctcagaaaaaaaagcccaaacacaaAGCCTTGAATTCAGTCATTAAATCCTCCTAGTGTGTGTGTAGCTCTCTCTATTACATACCTAAGAATATCATTTTCATCTTTCAAGGTTCTAGATTCTTCTGCCAAGGAGGTTAGTTCATTGTTTCTATGCTGCAGTTCAATCAACTGTTTTTCTAGGTCTTCACAATGGACGCGATAATCATCTTTCGCAGCTTCAAGTCTACCAGATCAAAAAGGAACTCTGTTAAGAACTCATCATTATCACACATTGTCATTTAGTGCCAGAAGTACTAAAAATAACTAAGACGAAAGAAACCTATTGACTTGAGTAGCCAGGAAAATGGTACTGCAAGTATGGAATATTTTATAGTCCATCTTTGAAATCATAATGGATTACACACTGCAAATTTACCGTATCAGTATCAAAGGATTGCATGAAAATTGATCCCCCCCTACAGATCACAGGGAGAGAGACTAATATGTAGAAGAAATCAGCACAGTAAAGAGATACGGTGGGTTTCAGGGGTTTAGGCTTGCTTTTGTTTACACACAAAATCACTTCGGCACTCATTTTCTGCCCTCCATAAACTTTTTCGAAGTATAAAATGGCTACAATATGGCAGTTACAAAGTAATACTTTCTACAACaagaaaaagtttctttttaaaaggtaaagactgcctttaaaatatatttatacagtACCAAGAAGCTTTTATCACAAAAGAAACTGAGATGGAAAACCCTGAAAGCGTACCCAAAATTCCCAGGATATATTTGACAAGTCAAGTGAGAGACTGAGAGAAATCATTTCATACCTGAAGTTTTCTTCTTGCAGTTGTTCCAGCTGCAACTGtgcatgaaaatacttttttgcaACCACAGTATTTGGATCATCAAGAGAGTCGTCTAATTGCTCTAGCCTGTCATTCATAATCTCATTTTCTGACATCAAGCtggttttttcctcctggaGGGCAGCCACCTAGTGCAGATAAAACAGCATCACCAATTTAAGACCTGTCCAACTGGAAAGAGCTGAAGCAAGACAGCAGTACATCACCAAATTAGTTTATAAAAAAAGGTTTGAGCGTTTAGAGATTTTAGAATGTAATTTACACAGCATACTTGAGCATACAGATGCTTTAGTGTATGACAGTTATGAAGCACTAAAGGAAAAGACCCTCTAAAAATAAGACAACATAGTTTTTGTAACACATCATGGTAAAGGCAGACAATGTGATATGGAGAGAGACTGGTACTTTCATTAAAAAGGATACCATGGACACCATCCAAAAA from Lathamus discolor isolate bLatDis1 chromosome 3, bLatDis1.hap1, whole genome shotgun sequence encodes the following:
- the HOOK1 gene encoding protein Hook homolog 1 isoform X1, which encodes MEAKPAELRLCDSLILWLQTFNTAAPCRDVQDLTNGVAMAQVLHQIDIAWFDASWLNRIKDDVGDNWRIKSSNLKKILQGIMDYYHEFLGQQISEELIPDLNQISENSDPTELGRLLQLILGCAVNCERKQEHIQNIMTLEESVQHVVMTAIQELMSKEVAGPSTCDASGDMEQQLKKALEDLQEALAEKEELAQRCQELDLQVAALQEEKTSLMSENEIMNDRLEQLDDSLDDPNTVVAKKYFHAQLQLEQLQEENFRLEAAKDDYRVHCEDLEKQLIELQHRNNELTSLAEESRTLKDENDILRATADKASKLESTVEVYRKKLQDLNDFRRQVKSLQETNMMYMHNTVSLEDELKKANAARAQLETYKRQVQELHNKLSEESKRADKFAFEMKRLEEKHEALIKEKERLIVQCDALKETNEELRYSQMQQDHLSQTGGSHVKSHENLAAEILPVEYREMFIRLQHENKMLLLKQEGSENERITELQEQLEQKHRTVNELETEKRLNEERIGGLQQQIEDLQKTLQEQGSKTEGSSNLKQKLAAHMEKLNEVHDELQKKEADLAELHPDVSQNPQKIGELEAALRKKDEDMKAMEERYKMYLEKARNVIKTLDPKLNPASAEIMSLKKQIMEKDKKIEALEAEYKLAKLRDYEEKLIVTAWYNKSITLQKLGMEARLVGSSGACRDGPGRSFLAQQRHVTNTRRNITVKVQGATSD
- the HOOK1 gene encoding protein Hook homolog 1 isoform X2, with protein sequence MEAKPAELRLCDSLILWLQTFNTAAPCRDVQDLTNGVAMAQVLHQIDIAWFDASWLNRIKDDVGDNWRIKSSNLKKILQGIMDYYHEFLGQQISEELIPDLNQISENSDPTELGRLLQLILGCAVNCERKQEHIQNIMTLEESVQHVVMTAIQELMSKEVAGPSTCDASGDMEQQLKKALEDLQEALAEKEELAQRCQELDLQVAALQEEKTSLMSENEIMNDRLEQLDDSLDDPNTVVAKKYFHAQLQLEQLQEENFRLEAAKDDYRVHCEDLEKQLIELQHRNNELTSLAEESRTLKDENDILRATADKASKLESTVEVYRKKLQDLNDFRRQVKSLQETNMMYMHNTVSLEDELKKANAARAQLETYKRQVQELHNKLSEESKRADKFAFEMKRLEEKHEALIKEKERLIVQCDALKETNEELRYSQMQQDHLSQTGGSHVKSHENLAAEILPVEYREMFIRLQHENKMLLLKQEGSENERITELQEQLEQKHRTVNELETEKRLNEERIGGLQQQIEDLQKTLQEQGSKTEGSSNLKQKLAAHMEKLNEVHDELQKKEADLAELHPDVSQNPQKIGELEAALRKKDEDMKAMEERYKMYLEKARNVIKTLDPKLNPASAEIMSLKKQIMEKDKKIEALEAEYKLAKLRDYEEKLIVTAWYNKRGKPQPPEPVTANHPFKLQQV